In a genomic window of Babylonia areolata isolate BAREFJ2019XMU chromosome 3, ASM4173473v1, whole genome shotgun sequence:
- the LOC143280442 gene encoding uncharacterized protein LOC143280442, with product MAESCSGHTAADSGQTTHDGPDFSSLPDVVLVHLFKMLPVADRGALASTCSRLSAFLHCPSVWTDVTISLYRLPLCYIDNHRLNVTSLSDRDKVIIGKYGQYFKRVGIITDCAYLKQIDFDVLRDFAQRRIIESIFLYMDGRVPWTMKYTPNTSVPANPLPCVAELIHMLTPHTQMIVKVPSVLSDTNGNVFKFYSGSKTEVFRSLVKKLDLTQTETSEKVLENVLAKRDHRLSSAPTAKLIFQFPALQVLQLSTSNMSDALLMELADTSGRRCPLQSLVVRCMEWKPNLRTSDFPQLSSAAWKKLSSASPSLTVTCQILVDHLPPLSHVIKPETPLVKLKVRCTSRCLQVLELFDVCREHSSTLQDLNLSLKVQDVRVEEGLVNTVKACPRLQHLTCNMYIDFKIVQDLKTDSRQWRTFRFNVSRVTKHAKKKRKMSTRREISF from the coding sequence ATGGCGGAGTCCTGCAGTGGACACACAGCTGCCGACAGTGGACAGACCACACATGACGGACCTGACTTCAGCAGCTTACCGGATGTGGTGTTGGTGCACCTGTTCAAGATGCTCCCGGTGGCCGACCGCGGTGCCCTGGCCTCCACCTGTTCCCGACTGTCGGCCTTCCTGCACTGCCCGTCTGTGTGGACTGACGTCACTATCAGTCTATACAGGTTACCTCTATGTTACATTGACAACCATCGTTTAAATGTCACATCATTGTCGGACAGGGATAAAGTCATCATCGGGAAATACGGTCAGTATTTCAAACGGGTAGGAATCATTACTGACTGTGCCTACTTGAAGCAAATCGATTTTGACGTATTGCGTGACTTTGCACAGAGGCGGATTATTGAATCCATTTTCCTGTACATGGACGGGCGTGTCCCATGGACAATGAAATACACCCCAAACACCTCAGTGCCTGCAAATCCTCTGCCTTGTGTGGCAGAGTTGATACATATGTTGACTCCACACACCCAAATGATTGTCAAAGTGCCTTCGGTCTTAAGTGACACCAACGGCAATGTCTTCAAGTTTTACTCGGGGTCAAAAACAGAGGTTTTCCGCTCTCTGGTGAAGAAACTGGACTTAACACAAACCGAGACGTCAGAAAAAGTTCTTGAAAATGTTCTTGCCAAGAGGGATCACCGTCTTTCTTCAGCACCTACAGCCAAGCTCATATTCCAGTTTCCTGCTCTTCAAGTGCTTCAGTTGAGTACAAGCAATATGAGTGACGCCCTCTTGATGGAACTCGCAGACACCTCAGGCAGGCGGTGTCCTCTGCAAAGTCTGGTAGTCAGATGCATGGAATGGAAACCTAACTTGAGAACATCAGATTTCCCGCAGCTGTCATCAGCTGCTTGGAAGAAACTCTCTTCGGCGTCTCCCTCTctgacagtgacatgtcagatccTTGTGGACCACCTGCCTCCACTGTCCCATGTCATCAAGCCAGAAACACCTCTTGTCAAGCTCAAAGTCAGGTGCACCAGTCGCTGTTTGCAAGTACTGGAGTTGTTCGATGTGTGTCGAGAACATAGCAGTACGCTTCAGGACTTGAATCTGTCCCTTAAGGTGCAAGACGTGCGAGTTGAAGAGGGACTGGTGAACACGGTAAAGGCTTGTCCCAGGCTACAGCACTTAACGTGTAATATGTACATCGACTTCAAGATCGTCCAGGACCTGAAAACTGACAGCAGACAGTGGAGAACGTTTCGTTTCAATGTTTCGCGTGTTACCAAACACGCAAAGAAGAAACGGAAGATGTCGACCCGGCGTGAGATATCCTTCTGA